The Aedes albopictus strain Foshan chromosome 2, AalbF5, whole genome shotgun sequence region ACAGTCCCTGCTGTTCATGGATACGGCCGACATGCTATCCCGGATGGCTCGCGAAACGCTGGTCAATGCCCGGCTGCCCAACTTTCACATCCCGGCGGCAGTGGAAATTCTCACCACCGGAACGTATTCACGGTTGCCCTCGATCATTCGGGAACGGATCGTCCCGCCGGATCCGATCACCACTCTGGAAAAGCGACAAACGTTGCAGCGTTTGAATCAAGTTATCCAACATCGGTTGGTCACCGGGAATTTACTGCCCCAGTTGAGGAAGTTCAAGATTGAAAACGGCCGGGTGACCTTCAAGGTCGATCACGAATTTGAAGTGTCCCTCACGGTTATGGGTGACGGACCGAACATTCCGTGGCGTTTATTGGACATTGACGTTCTGGTGGAGGATAAAGAGACCGGCGATGGCAAGGCCTTAGTTCACACTTTGCAGGTCAACTACATTCACCAGCTGATCCAAGGCCGCATCGTGGACAGCCCGGATGCCTTGGCGGAGGTGTACAACTGTCTCCATTACTTCTGCCAATCGCTGCAACTGGAAGTTCTGTATACCCAAACGCTGCGTTTAATGCGCGACCGGCTGGATGATCACATTCACGTAGACGAGTACATTCCGGGGACCAAGCTGACCGTTTCGTACTGGCGGGAGCTGACCAATAAAGATCCCAAGTCGGAACTTGGCTACCGGCTGATGATTCAAACCGATCAAAGCGATACAACCAAGCAGCTGGCCATTCTTCATATCCCCTCGATCGGCACGAAGGAAGTGGACATTGCTGATCGCGCCGTTCGTTCCGAGCTACTCTCCATGGAGCGGCTTCTTGTACACACGGTTTACGTCCGATCCTTGGCCCGCCTAGGCGATCTCAAAACCGAGCTGCAACTTTTCCTGAAAGATGTCGACTACAGCATCCAGGGAACACCTGCCATGCTGCTGGTTCCCGTCCTGAACCCATGCCTTCGGGCCGAACACATCTACATCACCGTGGACACGCACACCGGCATGCTGCGGTGTCACGTCCCGAAGCACCTGGACTGCCCGATCATGCCGGAGTTGCAGCACGCGTTGAACAACGACCGCAGCAAGCTGCAGCACCTGTTCTCGGAGCTGCGCTACTGGATCACACAGCGGCGGTGCGAGAAGACGCTGCAGCACCTGCCGGCGACCACGCAGGAACGGCTGCCGCTGGTCTTCCCACCGGATCATCCCATCGAGAAGATTGGACCGCACCGGGTGTACATCCAGATGTGCCGCCATGCGAACGTTATTCTGGTAAGTGGAATTGTTCAAACAGATCAATGAAAAACACTGATTTCCAATTTCTGTCCCATTCCGTAGATCGTCGAACTCAAAGAGAAGGACTCCAGTCCCAACGAAATGACCTACACCTTCTACCTGGTGCTGGTGAAACCTTCCTCCATGGAAGACAGTCAAGCTTCGGACCAAGATCAACCAGCCTCCACAGCTGCAGCTTCGGCGAACCAATCTGGGCCAGGATCCGTTCCTCCGGGAGGTCCTCCAAGTGTCTCGAGCGTCACCGCCGGTGGAACGTCGCAATCATCGGCACCATCCGGCTCTGCCGCCGCCGCAGAAAGCGATGGATTGCCCAAAATGTACCTCAAAGTTCTGTCGCTGATCGAGTTCGATACCTTCGTGGCGACCCACGGGCCAGGAACTTACGTCGATGAGCAAACAATTGGATCCAAACGGAAGCTGCTTGGCGTGGAAGGACCTTCCGCCAAGCAGTCGAAGACCATCTACCCGGCGTACTTTATCCCGGAACTGGCCCACGTGGTGGCCATGTGTGATGAAAAGCTACCGTTCGTTGCGCTGGCCAAGGATTTGACACGCCGCAAGATCCCTCACGGCGGTGTCCAAGTGGAAGCCAATGCAACTTCCTTGGTGTTGAAGCTGCTGACGCTGCCGCAACCGAAACCGCCAGTAATTCCGGTGGCCAGCAATGCGGCCGCTTCCCAATCCGGTCCGGATCAGAAACCGCCGGAGCCGAAGGTTGTGAGTGTACCGAAGATCGACAAGGACGTTTGGAATGCTCTGCTGAAGCGCTTGCTTTCGGTGTCTGTTCGGGCTCAGATCAACAAAAGTATCCAGACTCGGATGTGGACTGTGGAACTTGTATTCTACGGAACTCCGTTGGCCAGTATGCACCACAAGGAGCAGGGAATGCGACGTGCGGTTTATCTGACGTACGACATGCTTCCGGTTGACTCGGTGGACAAGTTCGTAGACATGATCCTCAACGACTGGTCCAAGATCGTCTACCTGTACACGTTGGTTCACGACTTCCGCGAGCAGTTCAGAAATGACAAGTACAATCTGCACAACCTTGTGAACATCAAGTCCTACAGCTACACAAGCCTTCTCCTGGCTTACGGTCCGAACAAAGAGGTCAACGTCAATATCTACTGGGACACCGAAGCCAAGGAGTTCAAAATGGTCTTCACCGGCGGTAACAACGCTATCAACGCCCATTCTATGATGCGGGACCAGCTGCAGGCTCACCTGAACCACAACTACGATCTGGCGCAGATTGTCTATCTATTGCACGAGACCTACCAACCGCTGTCATCGATCGCCAAACTCCCCATCATACCGCACCTGGCCATTCTGCAGTCCCCGAAGATTCCGGTGCTCTCGTTCTGCATCATTCCGCAATCGCCAACGCTGCTGAGGATTTCCTTCCAAGGAGTCTACTGTCTCGAGGTTCGTCTCCGAGGATCCGGACTCTGCTCAATCCGCGATGGCGCCTACAGCCGATTCGATCGTAGTCACGTCGTGGAAGAGTTCACTCCCACGCAAGGCCTGAAAGGTTTCCTGTCCAAGTACGTAGACGAATCGGCCGTTTACCGGCGCCGATCACAGTCCGAAGACGACAACCCACCGTCTCCCATCACCATGGAGGACCCCCACGGCGGACCAGCATCCGTGGGATCGACCTTCCTCAGCGGTGGCGCAATGCGTGGTCCCCAAAGCCCACGCGATCCGGGACTTCGCTTCGCGGCACCCCTAACGCCTCCATCGGGGTCCAACCCGCACACTCCGGCCTCGCCGCATCCCCAGGGTATCGGCGGTACCCAAACGCATCCGAACTTCAACATGACTTCTCCGCCGGCTCCGCACATGCCTCATCCTTCGCCAAGCGGTGGGCTCATGCCGTCCTCACCGCTGAACCCGCAACCCAGCCCCATGGCGGCGCATTCGCCGGGACCGACCAATCTGCCGTACATGTCCGGTCACACCGATAGTCCGTTCAGTGCCCATTCGCCGGCCGCCTCCAACTGGCCGGGATCGCCGGGCATGCCGAGACCTTCGCCCCGTCCGGGACAAAGCCCGGACCATAAGGCTCAGAGTAAGTTTATTATTTTGTTTTGGATATGAGTCCTTTTTTTCGGTATTCTGTAAGCTTTAAGTCCGTTTGGAATACAGTCGTTTGGCATTATGACCATTTGGCTCACCAATAATAAGTGATGAATTGGAGAATCAATCAacattatccagaaattcctccacacaagagtttctccagaaatttcgtccgggtttttttttctgaaactctttTAATGGAATGCTTttcaggatttctcaaaagattccgtagtttttgatatttttctgcCATTAATATTACTCTTTAATTCCCGGATGTTCTTTCATATTCTTTCCGGCGTTTTTCCAAGGTCCTCCGGATTTGCTTCTTGAAAATCTTTCCGAATCCCGATCGATTTCGCCTGAACTTCTTCACATGCGAGATTTCTCCCAAAGGTGCTTCTGCGTTCTCTCCAAGAAATTTTTTCcgtgatttctacaggagtttcttccaggatatttttcagaTGTTAACTCGGGATTTCTGCTAGATTTTCTCCCGGACTTCCGCTTGAATTATTATACTCAATGCTCGTCCCAATCCTGAAGTTGTCCAGGTATTGTGtaatttattcaataaatttcaaaagtgtttctACCGGGATATTCTGAAAGGTTCTCGAgggatttttcttgaatttcctaCCGATGTTGCTCCTGGGATGTCCTTCAGATTTAGGTAGTTTTCTCCCAAGATTTCATCCGAGATTTCAGATTCAGAATGCAATTTGGAATTTCTGCTGGTGCTATTGTTAATGTGCCTTATAGAATTCAACCTGCGAATTCTTCTAGttgtttttcagaattttcctcGTACTTGATACCGACCACTGGGAGTGTTTTGTCTCCGAGTCTCACCTAGAAATCCCCCGAGAACCtctgtaaaaaaaattctggaattaagaagaactcctaatggaatctctgagtaaacttctgaagaaactgctaaaGGGATTCCTGACTGAATCCCTGCATAAGTTCTTCGTTCCTGTTTACaccctttttaaattatcttccaataccattcgctggaggaattcctccagaaatttttgaagtaattaaaaaaaaatttttttgggcACATCGCTGGAAAAGATGCTTGAAGcatttctgaaattttcaaaggaactcctaaatgatttttttttaagataacctgagaggaatttcggaagaaatctcttgaggatttcctagaataaatcctagataaatttcaggaggattcattggggcaatttctggaggaattctgggaggaaaaaatctcttgagaaattcctagagacaatcttgaagaaatttctgaaggaatccttggaagaattcctggaaaaatctctagggagaatcctggaggaatttctggacaattcctggtggaattttgggATGAGACCCAGcaataattcccggagaaattcttgtagcaatcttgtagcaatttctgaacaaaaccacttgagaaattccagaaagatttcgtggaagaatcgttggaggaatttccggaggatttcctggaggagtctttggaaaaatcgtggagaaatccccagaagaatccctgcaggaatgcttggaggaatctctggaggaattcctggaggtatgcctggtggaattccttaaaaatcctgaaagaatctctgaagaaatttcttgagaattccctgtcgaaattcatggagcaattgctgacataatttctaaaggatgtccaggagcaattcctggatcaagtcctggagcaattcctgacgaaattcctgggataatttttggagaaattccgtgagaaactggataaaatcctggcggaatgcctgggagaattcctagaggtatgcctgtggaaattgctggaggaatctctgaaggtatttatagatagagtaattcttgaatgaattactagacgaatttatggagtaatttctagaggaatcatgaGAGATTTCTATTTATATTTCTATTATTCTACTATCTCTAAAAAATCCCTTATGAAATTTCAtgtggaagttttggaggaattcctggaagaatcctcaaaggaattcctgaagaaatccctgcccaAGCAACATTtcctagtcaaatagactagaagaggttcttaaacccggggtctccagttagcctagtggttaaggctacggatcgccaatccggagacggcgggttcgactcccgttccagtcgggaaaattttctcgactccctgggcataatgtatcattgtacttgcctcaaattcatgcaatggcaggcaaagaaagcccttcaattaataactgtggaagtgctcaaaaaacactaagttgaagcgaggcaggccaagtcccagtggggacgtagagccataatgaagaagaagaaggttcttaaacccatcataaaaccaaaatgaaagcTAATCGGATTTatggcggttctcaaaacctccacAAGATTAAATGGTCATCAAAACTTTACTTGGGAGgacaatccttggataaatttgtggagaaatccctggaggaattcctggaagaatcttttaagaaattcccggaggaattcctggaaaatttttgaagaaattcctagaggatttcctggcaaaattcttggaagaattgcttaCATAAAATCTGAATTTTTGTCCAATagcaatgcttggagaaattcctggataaagttgtgaatgcctggagaaattcctggaggtgtttctgtgggaattgctggaacaatccttgaaggaattcctggagctatctctaaaggaactcttgaaagaattaccggatgattttttggaggaatctttagaggacaTCTCAAGGCCGCaaaacattgcgtaaacaaacacgtttctgtcgacttagggccttctgggattcacccacgcatctcaTCCGCATTAaaagaaagcttgatgtttgcgctttctgttagtggtggtgagatgtgtaggtggagttcaaaaggtCTCAAgacgacagaaacatgtttgtttacaaaatgttgatgcggccttttcaattgttggttttgatctggaagaaatttctggaaaaatcccttgagaaattcctggtggaataactggaggaattcctggagaaatcctcgaagtatTTCCTGAAAGGATctttgggggaatctctggaaaaattcgtggaaaaatccctacagacatttctggaagaattcctggaggaatccctaaaaaatccagagaaattcctggatgaattgctgtctGACAAAATTTTTGATGGAAATCCTAgtcaattcttggtgaaattcctggaggattttttttttcagaggaactcctggagaaatctcttcgaatttctggcagaatttctagaggaatcgctggatgaattcttggaggattttttagggaaatccctgaagaaatttctggaggaatttctttacgaattcatagacgaataccaggaataattcctgaagaaatcgcagatggaattcttggagaaatcctgaaggaatccttagaagtgttcgtggatgaatccctgtagcagttcctgaagaaatctctgctcagaggaattcctgaagaaacctcagaaggaatcgcggaagcaatttcaagaggaacccctaagggaatctctcaacagttcctagaggaagtactaaattaattcctggaggagttccttaaagaactcAAGGAGAAATTACCAAAGTAATCCTAAGAAGAGCTCCTGGGagcatctttggaggaatttgaaaaaagttgttccagaaggaattctcgagtcaATCCCTGGAaaacatcttggaggaattcttggaggaattccagggagtcttcctggaggaagaattcctaaagaaattgtgaaggaaatccttgaggaatccctgcagcagttcctgaaggaatcacagtaggagttcttaaagaaaccgcagggggaattccggaagcaattccctaataaaaaattccaatacaatcgccataaactaccattgaataatgataatattggctgttcaacaacaaattatattgtgttcGTATTTTCCTGTTGAAAATGCTGCATTGTAACTACAATACatgcacaataaaatcaatggcattatagattccaataatgaaaacaccataagttgaatggtagttgacttgatttttttccagaaaatttggattttttttatggtaaagatacataacaacccccattttttattgtaaaagtgacatttacaatacatgctatggtggaaaaccataaggtctgttgttactctaacgttttaaacaattgaaataatggtaaataccattcatttcagcgtgttgtaacaatacattctgttttatctctatgatcttttttatcagggttcctagaggcattcctaaagagAATCCATAAacagtccttggaggaatgccaggatatatttctgaagaaatcccagatgaaattcttgaagaaatcctgaaagaattctaagaagagttcgtggaggaactccttgcctgtaccagtttctgaaggaatccctggaggaattcctgaaggaaccccagaaggaatcccggcagcTATGCCAAAGGgaaatcctaa contains the following coding sequences:
- the LOC109407931 gene encoding mediator of RNA polymerase II transcription subunit 14, with the protein product MTPQPLEQGGGAVASFIPTGQEMAQRQNLIPLGRLIDFIIQRTYHELTVLAELLPRKTDMERKIEIYNFSASTRQLFIRLLALVKWANSASKVDKSAKIMAFLDKQSLLFMDTADMLSRMARETLVNARLPNFHIPAAVEILTTGTYSRLPSIIRERIVPPDPITTLEKRQTLQRLNQVIQHRLVTGNLLPQLRKFKIENGRVTFKVDHEFEVSLTVMGDGPNIPWRLLDIDVLVEDKETGDGKALVHTLQVNYIHQLIQGRIVDSPDALAEVYNCLHYFCQSLQLEVLYTQTLRLMRDRLDDHIHVDEYIPGTKLTVSYWRELTNKDPKSELGYRLMIQTDQSDTTKQLAILHIPSIGTKEVDIADRAVRSELLSMERLLVHTVYVRSLARLGDLKTELQLFLKDVDYSIQGTPAMLLVPVLNPCLRAEHIYITVDTHTGMLRCHVPKHLDCPIMPELQHALNNDRSKLQHLFSELRYWITQRRCEKTLQHLPATTQERLPLVFPPDHPIEKIGPHRVYIQMCRHANVILIVELKEKDSSPNEMTYTFYLVLVKPSSMEDSQASDQDQPASTAAASANQSGPGSVPPGGPPSVSSVTAGGTSQSSAPSGSAAAAESDGLPKMYLKVLSLIEFDTFVATHGPGTYVDEQTIGSKRKLLGVEGPSAKQSKTIYPAYFIPELAHVVAMCDEKLPFVALAKDLTRRKIPHGGVQVEANATSLVLKLLTLPQPKPPVIPVASNAAASQSGPDQKPPEPKVVSVPKIDKDVWNALLKRLLSVSVRAQINKSIQTRMWTVELVFYGTPLASMHHKEQGMRRAVYLTYDMLPVDSVDKFVDMILNDWSKIVYLYTLVHDFREQFRNDKYNLHNLVNIKSYSYTSLLLAYGPNKEVNVNIYWDTEAKEFKMVFTGGNNAINAHSMMRDQLQAHLNHNYDLAQIVYLLHETYQPLSSIAKLPIIPHLAILQSPKIPVLSFCIIPQSPTLLRISFQGVYCLEVRLRGSGLCSIRDGAYSRFDRSHVVEEFTPTQGLKGFLSKYVDESAVYRRRSQSEDDNPPSPITMEDPHGGPASVGSTFLSGGAMRGPQSPRDPGLRFAAPLTPPSGSNPHTPASPHPQGIGGTQTHPNFNMTSPPAPHMPHPSPSGGLMPSSPLNPQPSPMAAHSPGPTNLPYMSGHTDSPFSAHSPAASNWPGSPGMPRPSPRPGQSPDHKAQTPHHNTSRVLPARSWAGAIPTLLTHEALDTLCRATVHPQKEIPGPELSPLERFLGSVFMRRQLQRIIHQEDNLTAITSNEPGVVLFKADNLQYQVFLNPNHMQSLHMKVSQAPMAPTMDGKPPYQWPPEDLQILEQFFDQRVAAPPYRPAVVTSFTRMLNLPSQVMKDFIQIMRLDLIPELGQGNKWNVQFILRMPPSATPIVPVGTTTILSHRQKILFFIQITRVPYLPNMELKDSVTMLLPMVYDMTVNHTQLAERREQVIPQLTSAVSAHLRRFVECTVLQPGECSLFPAVRDLLMNLTLPNEQPPPGQIGNQIGPMGGMAPGGPGGPGPMGGQIAPSPVGAQVGSSPNPMMHSPMQMGGGGGQQGNYAGMVGGGAQSGGPGGPGAGGPN